A genomic region of Manihot esculenta cultivar AM560-2 chromosome 15, M.esculenta_v8, whole genome shotgun sequence contains the following coding sequences:
- the LOC110602583 gene encoding epoxide hydrolase A isoform X1 — protein MEAIEHRFLDVNGINMHVAEIGPTNGPVILFIHGFPELWYSWRHQIVKLASLGYRAVAPDMRGYGDTDAPSDPRSYTAFHIVGDVIGLLDAVAPHQEKVFVVGHDWGAFIAWFLCLFRPDRVKALVNMSVTFAPRNPKKKVIDTMRAAYGDDYYICRFQEYGSIEAEFAELGNERVVKEFLTYTHPGPLFLPKGKVFSRPAEKPLVLPSWLTEQDVQYYTSKFEKKGFTGGLNYYRNFDLNWELTAPWTGAQVKVPVKFIVGDQDLTYNSLGNKDYIDKGGFKRDVPLLQDVVIMEGVAHFLNQEKPEEINKHIYDFFQKF, from the exons ATGGAGGCTATAGAGCACAGATTTCTAGATGTCAATGGCATAAACATGCACGTTGCTGAGATTGGTCCGACGAACGGCCCAGTTATTCTCTTTATTCATGGATTTCCTGAGCTATGGTACTCCTGGCGCCACCAGATCGTGAAACTGGCTTCTCTGGGATACCGAGCAGTGGCGCCGGATATGAGAGGCTATGGAGACACCGACGCTCCATCTGATCCACGGAGCTACACTGCCTTCCATATCGTCGGCGATGTCATCGGACTCCTGGACGCTGTGGCACCCCATCAGGAGAAGGTTTTTGTAGTGGGTCATGACTGGGGCGCTTTCATAGCGTGGTTCTTGTGTCTGTTTAGACCAGACAGAGTCAAGGCTTTGGTGAACATGAGCGTGACGTTTGCTCCTAGAAACCCCAAGAAGAAAGTTATAGATACGATGAGAGCCGCCTACGGTGACGATTACTACATCTGCAGATTTCAG GAGTATGGAAGTATAGAAGCTGAGTTTGCTGAGCTTGGTAATGAGAGAGTTGTGAAGGAATTCCTGACATACACTCATCCAGGTCCTCTATTCCTCCCTAAAGGTAAAGTGTTTAGCCGTCCAGCAGAAAAGCCGCTTGTGTTGCCTTCTTGGTTGACTGAGCAAGATGTGCAGTATTACACCAGCAAATTTGAAAAGAAAGGCTTCACTGGAGGATTGAACTATTACAGGAATTTTGACCT GAATTGGGAACTCACTGCACCTTGGACGGGGGCTCAAGTAAAAGTACCTGTGAAGTTTATCGTTGGTGATCAGGACCTTACCTACAATTCTCTAGGTAACAAGGATTATATAGATAAGGGTGGGTTCAAGAGAGATGTTCCATTGTTGCAGGATGTAGTTATAATGGAAGGAGTTGCTCACTTCCTCAACCAGGAGAAGCCTGAGGAGATCAACAAACACATTTACGATTTCTTTCAGAAGTTCTGA
- the LOC110602583 gene encoding epoxide hydrolase A isoform X2 yields the protein MEAIEHRFLDVNGINMHVAEIGPTNGPVILFIHGFPELWYSWRHQIVKLASLGYRAVAPDMRGYGDTDAPSDPRSYTAFHIVGDVIGLLDAVAPHQEKVFVVGHDWGAFIAWFLCLFRPDRVKALVNMSVTFAPRNPKKKVIDTMRAAYGDDYYICRFQEYGSIEAEFAELGNERVVKEFLTYTHPGPLFLPKGKVFSRPAEKPLVLPSWLTEQDVQYYTSKFEKKGFTGGIGNSLHLGRGLK from the exons ATGGAGGCTATAGAGCACAGATTTCTAGATGTCAATGGCATAAACATGCACGTTGCTGAGATTGGTCCGACGAACGGCCCAGTTATTCTCTTTATTCATGGATTTCCTGAGCTATGGTACTCCTGGCGCCACCAGATCGTGAAACTGGCTTCTCTGGGATACCGAGCAGTGGCGCCGGATATGAGAGGCTATGGAGACACCGACGCTCCATCTGATCCACGGAGCTACACTGCCTTCCATATCGTCGGCGATGTCATCGGACTCCTGGACGCTGTGGCACCCCATCAGGAGAAGGTTTTTGTAGTGGGTCATGACTGGGGCGCTTTCATAGCGTGGTTCTTGTGTCTGTTTAGACCAGACAGAGTCAAGGCTTTGGTGAACATGAGCGTGACGTTTGCTCCTAGAAACCCCAAGAAGAAAGTTATAGATACGATGAGAGCCGCCTACGGTGACGATTACTACATCTGCAGATTTCAG GAGTATGGAAGTATAGAAGCTGAGTTTGCTGAGCTTGGTAATGAGAGAGTTGTGAAGGAATTCCTGACATACACTCATCCAGGTCCTCTATTCCTCCCTAAAGGTAAAGTGTTTAGCCGTCCAGCAGAAAAGCCGCTTGTGTTGCCTTCTTGGTTGACTGAGCAAGATGTGCAGTATTACACCAGCAAATTTGAAAAGAAAGGCTTCACTGGAG GAATTGGGAACTCACTGCACCTTGGACGGGGGCTCAAGTAA